The following proteins are co-located in the Bradyrhizobium sp. AZCC 2176 genome:
- a CDS encoding propionyl-CoA synthetase, which translates to MNIRDKSRYHEVHARSLADPEGFWAEAAREIDWIEPAKKIFDPAMGAYGRWFAGAVVNTCYNALDRHVAGGRAEQVALIHDSPLTDSISKFTYAEMLKEVQTLAAVMADFGVAKGDRVILYMPLVPEAVFAMLACARIGAVHSVVFGGFAAKELATRIEDAKPKLIFSASCGIEPGRIVQYKPLLDEAIKLSSVKPEGCIILQRPQRACELTPGRDHDWAALRSAALAAGKSAPCTPVLATDPLYILYTSGTTGIPKGVVRDNGGHLVALKWSMFNLYGVRPGEVWWCGSDIGWVVGHSYIVYGPLIHGATSIMYEGKPIGTPDAGAFWRVISEHEAVALFTAPTAFRAIRKEDPDGAFIRKYDLSKFRTLFLAGERADPPTVDWAEAQLKVPVIDHWWQTETGWCIAGNPVGLGMLPVKHGSPTVPMPGYQVDVVDEASRPVPAGTMGSIVIKLPMPPACLPTLWQQEARFKEAYLTEFPGYYKTSDAGYKDDDGYVWVMGRTDDIINVAGHRLSTGGMEEILASHPDVAECAVLGIKDAIKGEVPCGFLVLKAGVSRQPAEIEREIVALVRDKLGPVAAFKLAITVGRLPKTRSGKILRGTIKKIADGESWSMPATIEDPKVLDEIGDALKGRI; encoded by the coding sequence ATGAACATCCGAGACAAAAGCCGCTATCACGAGGTCCATGCCCGGTCGCTGGCCGATCCGGAAGGGTTTTGGGCCGAGGCCGCGCGCGAGATCGACTGGATCGAACCGGCGAAAAAGATATTCGATCCCGCGATGGGCGCGTATGGCCGCTGGTTTGCCGGTGCCGTCGTCAACACCTGCTACAACGCGCTCGACCGCCATGTCGCGGGCGGACGCGCCGAGCAGGTGGCGCTGATCCACGATTCGCCGCTTACCGATTCAATCTCGAAATTCACCTATGCCGAGATGCTCAAGGAGGTGCAGACGCTCGCCGCCGTGATGGCCGATTTCGGCGTCGCCAAGGGCGACCGCGTCATCCTCTATATGCCGCTGGTGCCTGAAGCGGTGTTTGCCATGCTGGCCTGCGCGCGGATCGGCGCGGTGCATTCGGTGGTGTTCGGCGGTTTTGCCGCGAAAGAGCTCGCGACACGGATCGAGGACGCCAAGCCGAAGCTGATTTTTTCGGCGAGCTGCGGCATCGAGCCCGGCCGCATCGTGCAATACAAGCCGCTGCTCGACGAGGCGATCAAGCTTTCAAGTGTGAAGCCGGAAGGCTGCATCATCCTGCAACGGCCGCAGCGGGCTTGCGAACTCACGCCCGGCCGCGATCACGACTGGGCCGCGTTGCGCAGCGCGGCGCTCGCGGCCGGCAAGTCCGCGCCGTGCACGCCGGTGCTGGCAACCGATCCGCTCTATATTCTCTACACATCCGGCACGACGGGCATCCCGAAGGGCGTGGTGCGTGACAATGGCGGGCATCTGGTCGCGCTGAAATGGTCGATGTTCAACCTCTACGGCGTCAGGCCCGGCGAGGTCTGGTGGTGCGGCTCCGACATCGGCTGGGTGGTCGGCCACAGCTATATCGTTTACGGCCCGCTGATTCACGGCGCCACTTCGATCATGTATGAGGGCAAGCCGATCGGCACGCCGGATGCCGGCGCGTTCTGGCGCGTGATATCAGAGCACGAGGCGGTCGCCCTGTTCACCGCGCCGACCGCTTTCCGCGCCATCCGCAAGGAAGATCCCGACGGCGCATTCATCCGGAAATACGATCTGTCGAAATTCCGCACGCTGTTCCTGGCCGGCGAACGCGCCGATCCGCCGACGGTGGACTGGGCGGAAGCGCAGTTGAAGGTGCCGGTAATCGATCACTGGTGGCAGACCGAAACCGGCTGGTGCATCGCCGGCAATCCGGTGGGGCTGGGCATGCTGCCGGTCAAGCACGGTTCGCCGACGGTGCCGATGCCGGGCTATCAGGTCGACGTCGTCGACGAGGCATCCAGGCCGGTGCCCGCGGGCACCATGGGCTCGATCGTGATCAAGTTGCCGATGCCGCCGGCCTGCCTGCCGACGCTGTGGCAACAGGAAGCGCGCTTCAAGGAAGCCTACCTCACCGAGTTTCCCGGCTACTACAAGACCTCGGACGCCGGCTACAAGGATGACGACGGCTATGTCTGGGTGATGGGCCGCACCGACGACATCATCAACGTCGCCGGTCATCGGCTCTCCACTGGCGGCATGGAGGAAATTCTGGCCTCGCATCCCGACGTCGCCGAATGCGCCGTCCTCGGGATCAAGGACGCCATCAAGGGCGAAGTGCCCTGCGGCTTCCTGGTGCTGAAGGCCGGCGTCTCGCGCCAGCCGGCCGAGATCGAAAGGGAGATCGTGGCGCTGGTGCGCGACAAGCTCGGCCCCGTCGCGGCTTTCAAGCTCGCGATCACCGTCGGCCGATTGCCGAAGACGCGTTCCGGGAAAATCCTGCGCGGCACCATCAAGAAGATCGCCGACGGCGAGAGCTGGAGCATGCCGGCGACCATCGAGGACCCGAAGGTGCTCGATGAAATCGGCGACGCGCTGAAAGGCAGGATATGA
- a CDS encoding tetratricopeptide repeat protein has translation MRGNPDIRSLVAASLLWMAFAHDASATGTELAKDLRVDPAPCLAAALAQDHDRTVSTCGALIDNAKTEKADRIKALIARATAYERKDMIDRAIADYDGVLRLDPALADVHNARGELWRRKGDLPKAVADFAAAIKLNPDHVTARANHRALAQEAERQGVLKAVAGKPSFNCATARRKVEKAICADPELADLDREVQGSFVRAAAEKRTPQQARKLRREQQDYLARRNAEYGRPGYDLKKAMRDRLQQINGIDGY, from the coding sequence ATGCGAGGCAATCCCGATATCCGCAGCCTGGTCGCGGCCTCTCTGCTGTGGATGGCGTTTGCGCATGATGCGTCGGCGACCGGGACCGAGCTAGCAAAGGATTTGCGGGTCGATCCTGCGCCCTGTCTTGCCGCCGCCCTTGCGCAAGATCACGACAGGACGGTGAGTACCTGCGGCGCGCTGATCGACAATGCAAAGACCGAAAAGGCCGACCGCATCAAGGCGCTGATCGCGCGCGCCACCGCCTACGAGCGCAAGGACATGATCGACCGCGCCATCGCCGACTACGACGGCGTGTTACGGCTCGATCCGGCGCTCGCCGATGTTCATAACGCGCGCGGCGAACTCTGGCGCAGGAAGGGCGACCTGCCCAAGGCGGTGGCGGATTTTGCCGCGGCGATCAAGCTGAACCCCGACCACGTCACCGCCAGAGCCAACCACCGGGCGCTAGCGCAGGAGGCGGAGCGGCAGGGCGTGCTGAAGGCGGTCGCCGGCAAGCCGAGCTTCAATTGCGCGACCGCGCGCCGCAAAGTGGAGAAGGCGATTTGCGCCGATCCCGAACTTGCCGACCTCGATCGGGAGGTCCAAGGCTCGTTTGTCCGGGCGGCCGCCGAGAAGAGGACCCCGCAACAGGCGCGCAAGCTGCGCCGAGAGCAGCAGGACTACCTTGCCCGGCGCAATGCGGAATACGGCCGGCCCGGCTACGATCTGAAAAAAGCGATGCGCGACCGCCTGCAACAGATTAACGGAATCGATGGATACTAG
- a CDS encoding cation:proton antiporter, translating into MLTFEWIIGLLLGAVLLSALARRLKVPYPTFLAIGGMLLAFVPSGPSWTLQPDLALALFVAPILLDAAFDTSLRDLRNNWLPVSTLVLVAVGVTTAAVAAVAHWLRPDMPWAVAIALGAIVAPPDAAAATAILRQVNLPYRIQKILEGESLLNDASALLIYRVAVGLVAAEHMKVREFVPSVALALFGSLIAGFLFARVWTQITRRITEAPSAIITQFAGTFMVWIVAEHIGLSGILTIVAYAITIARTAPERTPARLRVASYAVWETVVFVLNVLAFILIGMQLNPIWSGLNDEVRFRYCSFAAAILAVVILARIAWVMPYGAFLRALNAYGLLPPHVSSAVPTVERGIIVSWCGMRGIVTLAAAFALPESFPYRDLILLTAFAVVLGSLLIQGLTLRPVILALKFEEDDPVAREAAHARCIAYRAALKAIDSDPSEEAEILRLEYRAVLLRAESEPDVGIATSELPADPLRRRAIGAAREALLRMRHFDEIGDDAFHQVEEELDRAELSAQA; encoded by the coding sequence TTGCTGACATTCGAATGGATCATCGGGCTGCTGCTTGGCGCGGTGCTGCTGTCCGCGCTGGCGCGGCGGCTCAAGGTGCCGTATCCGACATTTCTTGCGATCGGCGGCATGTTACTGGCGTTCGTGCCGTCGGGTCCATCGTGGACGCTGCAGCCTGATCTGGCACTGGCGCTGTTCGTGGCGCCGATATTGCTGGATGCGGCTTTCGATACCTCGCTGCGCGACCTCCGGAACAACTGGCTGCCGGTCTCGACGCTGGTGCTGGTCGCGGTTGGGGTCACGACTGCCGCCGTCGCGGCGGTCGCGCACTGGCTTCGCCCGGACATGCCATGGGCGGTCGCGATCGCGCTCGGCGCCATCGTGGCACCGCCCGACGCCGCGGCGGCCACCGCGATCCTGCGTCAGGTCAACCTGCCCTACCGTATCCAGAAGATCCTCGAGGGCGAAAGCCTGCTCAACGATGCCAGCGCACTCCTGATCTACCGCGTCGCGGTCGGCCTGGTTGCCGCCGAGCACATGAAGGTGCGCGAGTTCGTGCCGTCCGTTGCGCTGGCGCTGTTCGGAAGCCTCATTGCCGGCTTCCTGTTCGCGCGGGTCTGGACGCAGATCACGCGCCGCATCACCGAGGCGCCGAGCGCAATCATCACGCAGTTCGCCGGCACGTTCATGGTGTGGATCGTCGCCGAGCATATCGGGCTGTCCGGCATTCTCACCATCGTCGCCTATGCGATCACGATCGCCCGCACCGCGCCCGAGCGTACCCCGGCGCGGCTGCGCGTGGCCTCCTATGCGGTGTGGGAAACCGTCGTGTTCGTGCTCAACGTGCTGGCGTTCATTCTGATCGGCATGCAGCTCAATCCGATCTGGTCCGGGCTCAACGACGAAGTGCGGTTCAGGTATTGCAGCTTTGCCGCCGCGATCCTCGCCGTCGTGATCCTCGCCCGCATCGCCTGGGTGATGCCCTATGGCGCCTTCCTGCGCGCCTTGAACGCCTACGGCCTGCTTCCGCCGCATGTATCTTCCGCCGTACCGACGGTAGAACGCGGCATCATCGTGTCGTGGTGCGGGATGCGCGGCATCGTCACACTGGCGGCCGCGTTCGCGTTGCCCGAGAGCTTCCCGTATCGCGATCTCATCCTGCTGACGGCCTTTGCCGTGGTGCTGGGGTCGCTCTTGATCCAGGGCCTGACGCTGCGGCCGGTGATCCTCGCGCTGAAATTCGAGGAGGACGATCCGGTCGCGCGCGAGGCCGCTCATGCCCGCTGCATCGCCTATCGCGCCGCACTCAAGGCGATCGACTCCGATCCATCCGAGGAGGCCGAGATCCTGCGGCTCGAATACCGCGCCGTGCTACTGCGTGCCGAGAGCGAACCCGACGTCGGCATCGCGACCAGCGAACTGCCGGCCGATCCGCTGCGCCGCCGCGCCATCGGCGCGGCGCGAGAGGCGCTGTTGAGGATGCGTCATTTCGACGAGATCGGCGACGACGCCTTCCACCAGGTGGAAGAAGAGCTCGACCGCGCCGAACTGAGTGCACAGGCATAA
- a CDS encoding SDR family NAD(P)-dependent oxidoreductase: MERLKGKTAMVVGAGSIGPGWGNGKAAAVTFAREGAQVFCVDRNAAAAKETVEIISGEGGKAAAFTADVSREAEVEAMVAACLKAYGRIDVLDNNVGIAEMGNVVEVNEASWDHVFAVNLKSAYFAMKHVIPVMQKQGGGSIINISSIASIRHLGISYVTYGASKAAMNQMTKTTAVQFARDHVRVNCILPGLMKTPMVEHSAGLAASYSAGDIEAMWRARDAQVPMGHMGDAWDVANAALFLASDESKYVTGIELVVDGGITSKSGA, translated from the coding sequence ATGGAACGGCTCAAGGGCAAGACGGCGATGGTGGTGGGTGCGGGATCGATCGGCCCCGGCTGGGGCAACGGCAAAGCGGCCGCCGTCACCTTCGCGCGCGAGGGCGCGCAGGTATTTTGCGTCGACCGCAACGCGGCGGCAGCAAAGGAAACCGTGGAGATCATCAGCGGCGAGGGCGGCAAGGCGGCCGCCTTTACCGCCGACGTCTCGCGCGAAGCCGAGGTGGAGGCGATGGTGGCGGCGTGCCTCAAGGCCTATGGCCGTATCGACGTGCTCGACAACAATGTCGGCATTGCCGAGATGGGAAATGTCGTCGAGGTCAACGAGGCGAGCTGGGATCACGTCTTCGCGGTCAATCTCAAGAGCGCCTATTTTGCGATGAAGCACGTCATTCCCGTGATGCAGAAGCAGGGCGGCGGCTCGATCATCAACATCTCATCGATCGCCTCGATCCGTCACCTTGGCATTTCCTATGTGACCTATGGCGCCTCGAAGGCGGCGATGAACCAGATGACGAAGACGACCGCCGTGCAATTCGCGCGCGACCATGTCCGGGTCAACTGCATTCTGCCGGGCCTGATGAAGACGCCGATGGTCGAGCACTCCGCCGGGCTCGCAGCCAGCTATTCGGCGGGCGACATCGAGGCGATGTGGCGCGCGCGCGACGCGCAGGTGCCGATGGGGCACATGGGCGATGCCTGGGACGTCGCCAATGCGGCGCTGTTTCTGGCGTCCGATGAATCGAAATATGTCACCGGCATCGAGCTCGTGGTCGATGGCGGTATCACGAGCAAGTCGGGCGCTTGA
- a CDS encoding IS110 family transposase, translating into MCTDHADTPAGCKYATVYVAFELSKAKWQLGIMLPGTEKMSRYRIDGGDLAALAALLVKARSKAEQTGKLVRILSCYEAGLDGHWLHRWLADNEVLNHEIDASSIEVNRRARRAKTDRIDLAQLMRSFLAYLRGEPRVCSMVRVPTPEDEDRKRRTRERERLLQERTGHSNRIKGLLHGQGIRDVMPLKPGFLASLDAMRTGDGRVLPPRLKDEIRREHERLVLVHKQIKGLEAANAAAHRTPAKDSAEAKAVQLAQLKAIGPHIAQLLANEVFYRDFKNRRQLGSCVGLTDVPYDSGARRRQQGISKAGNRRARTTAIELAWLWLRHQPDTELSRWFRERVGNLKGRIRKIAIVALARKLMVALWRYLETGLVPSGAVMRPSF; encoded by the coding sequence ATGTGCACAGATCACGCTGACACACCCGCCGGCTGCAAGTATGCCACAGTTTACGTTGCTTTCGAACTGAGCAAGGCGAAATGGCAGCTAGGCATCATGCTGCCCGGTACCGAGAAGATGAGCCGTTACCGGATTGACGGTGGCGACTTGGCGGCGTTGGCAGCTTTGCTGGTCAAGGCTCGATCGAAGGCGGAGCAGACGGGGAAGCTGGTTCGTATTCTGTCGTGCTATGAAGCCGGTCTCGACGGTCATTGGCTGCACCGCTGGCTGGCCGACAACGAGGTGCTCAATCACGAGATCGATGCGTCGAGCATCGAGGTGAACCGGCGGGCACGGCGGGCCAAGACCGATCGGATCGACTTGGCGCAGTTGATGCGCTCGTTTCTGGCTTACCTGCGCGGCGAACCGCGGGTTTGCAGCATGGTTCGGGTTCCCACGCCTGAGGACGAGGATCGCAAGCGGCGTACGCGCGAGCGCGAGCGGCTGCTGCAGGAGCGCACCGGGCACAGCAACCGGATCAAGGGGCTGCTGCATGGCCAGGGCATCCGCGATGTCATGCCCCTGAAGCCGGGCTTCTTGGCGAGTCTGGATGCGATGCGTACCGGCGATGGCCGCGTTCTGCCGCCACGGCTGAAGGACGAGATCCGTCGCGAGCATGAGCGGCTGGTATTGGTACACAAGCAGATCAAGGGGCTCGAGGCAGCGAATGCGGCCGCGCATCGGACCCCGGCAAAGGACTCGGCAGAGGCGAAGGCGGTTCAGCTTGCCCAACTCAAGGCGATTGGCCCGCACATCGCCCAGCTCCTGGCCAACGAGGTCTTCTACCGTGACTTTAAGAACCGCCGTCAGCTCGGCAGCTGCGTCGGACTAACCGACGTGCCCTACGACAGCGGCGCCCGCCGTCGACAACAGGGCATCAGCAAAGCTGGCAACCGCCGTGCGCGAACCACCGCAATCGAGCTCGCCTGGCTGTGGCTGAGGCATCAGCCCGACACCGAGCTGAGCCGCTGGTTCCGCGAGCGGGTTGGTAACCTCAAGGGCCGCATCCGCAAGATCGCCATCGTGGCGCTGGCGCGCAAGCTGATGGTGGCCCTCTGGCGCTATCTGGAGACCGGCCTCGTGCCGAGCGGCGCCGTCATGCGTCCGAGCTTTTAA
- a CDS encoding TRAP transporter permease, translating into MAADKTTPPNDEIVAVSDEALQKAESFVEAEEGAANRLMGWAGRISTTIAVVMSLFHLYAAYAIVPTQELRYTHVAFTLVLSFLLFPLATRFRNRVRWWDIVPGIVAVATIVYALWGGEDFTDRATMPDRWDVIVGIVFIVLLLEATRRTTGAIMPVVSLLFIAYAMLGPYLPAPWTHRGYDLARLVGHLFITLEGIFGVAVDVSATLIILFTIYGAFLQHSGAGKFFIDFSLALMGGKPNSAGRTVVLSSFLLGGPSGSGVATTVMIGTVAYPMMAKAGFEKNAAGGLLAAGGLGAILSPPVLGAAAFLIAEFLKISYLDVIWMATIPTCLYYMSLLFMVELDAKKFGAKDVTFKPELTLGEMTKRYGFHFISLLAVVVFMVIGYSPTLSVFYAIVVTFALSFLRRETALVPTKLVKALADGSIGALNAAATCACAGIVVGVVTLTGLGLKFSAIVISYAGGSLLLTAIYTSLIVWIIGLAVPVTASYIICAVIAAPALIKLGVPDYAAHMFIFYYAVLSEVSPPTALSPFAAAAITGGDPYKTTLQSWKYTLPAFLVPFVFVLDPQGPGLLLSIPKGGSWVDIVEITIKTTFGLLALAAFAQNWALRQNTPVERGLLLLSGLLLVFPSLIEAIVEWIIGRDISYTYVPGLIIGLGVVLWQARTRSPTRPALTT; encoded by the coding sequence ATGGCTGCAGACAAGACAACGCCGCCCAATGACGAGATCGTCGCGGTATCCGACGAAGCCCTCCAGAAGGCAGAATCCTTCGTCGAGGCAGAAGAAGGCGCGGCCAATCGCCTGATGGGATGGGCGGGCAGGATATCGACCACGATTGCGGTGGTCATGAGCCTGTTTCACCTCTACGCGGCCTACGCCATCGTTCCGACCCAGGAACTGCGCTACACCCATGTCGCCTTCACGCTGGTCCTGAGCTTCCTGCTGTTTCCGCTGGCGACACGCTTTCGCAACCGCGTGCGCTGGTGGGACATTGTCCCCGGGATCGTCGCGGTCGCCACCATCGTCTATGCGCTGTGGGGCGGCGAGGATTTCACCGACCGCGCCACCATGCCCGACCGCTGGGACGTGATCGTCGGCATCGTCTTCATCGTGCTGCTGCTGGAGGCGACGCGGCGCACCACCGGCGCGATCATGCCCGTGGTGTCGCTGCTGTTCATCGCTTACGCCATGCTCGGTCCGTATCTGCCGGCGCCATGGACCCATCGCGGCTACGACCTGGCCCGGCTGGTCGGTCATCTCTTCATCACGCTGGAGGGCATTTTCGGCGTCGCCGTCGACGTATCGGCGACGCTGATCATCCTGTTCACCATCTATGGCGCGTTCCTGCAGCATTCCGGCGCCGGCAAGTTCTTCATCGATTTCTCGCTGGCCCTGATGGGCGGAAAGCCCAACAGCGCCGGACGCACCGTGGTACTGTCGTCATTCCTGCTCGGCGGCCCTTCCGGATCGGGCGTAGCCACGACAGTCATGATCGGCACCGTGGCCTATCCGATGATGGCCAAGGCCGGCTTCGAGAAGAACGCGGCGGGCGGATTGCTGGCCGCCGGCGGGCTGGGCGCGATCCTGTCGCCGCCGGTGCTGGGGGCGGCAGCGTTCCTGATCGCCGAGTTTCTCAAGATCAGCTATCTCGACGTGATCTGGATGGCGACCATCCCGACCTGTCTCTATTACATGTCGCTCTTGTTCATGGTCGAACTGGACGCCAAGAAATTCGGCGCGAAGGATGTCACCTTCAAGCCGGAGCTAACGCTGGGCGAGATGACGAAGCGTTACGGCTTTCACTTCATTTCGCTGCTCGCCGTCGTCGTCTTCATGGTGATCGGCTACTCGCCGACACTGTCGGTGTTCTATGCCATTGTCGTTACCTTCGCGCTGAGCTTCCTGCGCCGGGAAACCGCGCTGGTGCCGACCAAGCTGGTGAAGGCGCTGGCCGACGGCTCGATCGGCGCGCTCAATGCCGCGGCCACCTGCGCCTGTGCCGGCATCGTCGTCGGCGTCGTGACGCTGACGGGTCTTGGCCTGAAATTCTCGGCGATCGTCATCAGCTATGCCGGCGGCAGCCTGTTGCTGACCGCGATCTACACCTCGCTGATCGTCTGGATCATCGGCCTCGCGGTGCCGGTAACCGCCTCCTACATCATCTGCGCGGTCATCGCGGCGCCCGCGCTGATTAAGCTCGGCGTGCCCGATTACGCCGCGCACATGTTCATTTTCTATTATGCCGTGTTGTCCGAGGTGTCGCCGCCGACCGCGCTTTCGCCATTCGCGGCCGCCGCCATCACCGGCGGCGATCCCTACAAGACCACGCTGCAATCCTGGAAATACACGCTGCCGGCGTTCCTGGTGCCGTTCGTGTTCGTGCTCGACCCGCAGGGCCCTGGCCTTTTGCTGTCGATCCCGAAGGGCGGGTCATGGGTCGATATTGTCGAGATCACGATCAAGACGACCTTCGGCCTGTTGGCGCTGGCGGCATTTGCCCAGAACTGGGCGCTGCGACAAAATACGCCGGTGGAGCGCGGGCTGCTTCTGCTATCCGGGTTGCTGCTGGTGTTTCCAAGCCTGATCGAGGCGATCGTCGAATGGATCATCGGCCGCGATATCAGCTACACCTATGTGCCGGGCCTGATCATCGGTCTCGGCGTGGTGCTGTGGCAGGCCAGAACGCGGTCGCCAACGCGACCGGCGCTCACAACTTAG
- a CDS encoding TAXI family TRAP transporter solute-binding subunit: MKKTVAILAMTISAGLALAGAAHAQQKTMSIGTGGTGGVYYPLGGAVANVLSKNLPNMQATAEVTGGSVDNLKLIGAGKSELGFTMADAALDALKGEDKFKSGKLPLQALLVVYPNRMHVVTVEGTGIQTMADLKGKRVSTGSPGSATEVMAFRVIEAAGLDKDKDMKRERLGVAESVNAVKDRKIDAFFWVGGIPTAAVTDLAATPGIKMKLIDHGDLAEKMNAKYGKLYSPSKIKAGSYPGYDKDNSITEVWNLIVTGDKMSNEDAYSIVKTLVEKKADIVAVHKEAESFSLDNQVQERSPIPFHPGALKYFKEKGVGG, from the coding sequence ATGAAGAAGACCGTAGCCATACTGGCCATGACGATTTCTGCTGGTCTCGCCTTGGCGGGCGCAGCCCACGCCCAGCAGAAGACCATGTCGATCGGGACCGGCGGCACCGGCGGCGTCTATTACCCGCTCGGCGGCGCGGTTGCCAACGTGCTCTCGAAGAACCTTCCCAACATGCAGGCCACCGCCGAGGTCACCGGCGGCTCCGTCGACAATCTCAAGCTGATCGGCGCCGGCAAGAGCGAGCTTGGCTTCACCATGGCCGATGCCGCGCTCGATGCGCTCAAGGGCGAGGACAAGTTCAAGAGCGGCAAGCTGCCCTTGCAGGCGCTGCTCGTGGTCTATCCGAACCGGATGCATGTGGTGACGGTGGAAGGCACGGGCATCCAGACCATGGCAGACCTGAAGGGCAAGCGCGTTTCGACGGGATCGCCCGGCAGCGCCACCGAAGTGATGGCGTTCCGCGTTATCGAGGCCGCCGGTCTCGATAAGGACAAGGACATGAAGCGCGAGCGGCTTGGCGTTGCGGAATCCGTCAACGCCGTCAAGGACCGCAAGATCGACGCGTTCTTCTGGGTCGGCGGCATCCCGACCGCCGCCGTGACCGATCTCGCGGCGACGCCCGGCATCAAGATGAAGTTGATCGACCATGGCGACCTGGCCGAGAAGATGAACGCCAAATACGGCAAGCTCTATTCGCCGAGCAAGATCAAGGCGGGCTCGTATCCCGGCTACGACAAGGACAATTCCATCACCGAGGTCTGGAACCTGATCGTCACCGGAGACAAGATGAGCAATGAGGACGCCTACAGCATCGTCAAGACGCTGGTGGAGAAGAAGGCCGATATCGTCGCCGTGCACAAGGAAGCCGAGAGTTTTTCGCTCGACAACCAGGTGCAGGAGCGTTCGCCGATCCCGTTCCATCCCGGCGCGCTGAAATACTTCAAGGAAAAGGGTGTCGGCGGCTAG